Proteins encoded in a region of the Elizabethkingia bruuniana genome:
- a CDS encoding Crp/Fnr family transcriptional regulator, with amino-acid sequence MTEHIEKIRVLVESFDEETINVMDQLTTIKHLKKGELLLQEDEVCRKSYFMVNGIARKFFILDNKEVTTEFFFEEDIAVSFESLVNQKPSKEVIECLTDVTVEAVDYNAFYQIRGRYPQLMEYVILITELYVIWLEDRIFDFHARSATDRYLNLLKKYPEYIHHIKLTHISSYLGISLETLSRIRAKI; translated from the coding sequence ATGACTGAACATATCGAAAAGATCAGGGTACTCGTTGAAAGTTTTGATGAAGAAACGATAAATGTAATGGATCAGTTAACGACTATTAAACACCTGAAGAAAGGAGAGCTTTTGCTGCAGGAGGATGAAGTTTGCCGGAAAAGTTATTTTATGGTAAACGGAATTGCCCGAAAGTTTTTTATTCTGGACAATAAAGAAGTAACAACAGAATTCTTTTTTGAAGAAGATATTGCTGTATCATTTGAAAGCCTGGTGAATCAGAAGCCCAGCAAAGAAGTTATAGAATGCCTGACAGATGTTACGGTTGAAGCGGTAGATTATAATGCTTTTTATCAAATCAGAGGACGGTATCCACAATTGATGGAATATGTAATTCTGATCACGGAATTATATGTTATCTGGCTGGAAGATCGTATTTTCGATTTTCATGCGCGCAGTGCTACAGATCGTTATCTCAACCTTTTGAAAAAATATCCGGAATACATCCATCATATCAAGCTTACCCATATCTCATCTTATCTGGGGATTTCTCTGGAAACCCTTAGCCGGATCAGAGCGAAAATATAA
- a CDS encoding GrpB family protein — protein MQLTIEKYNPDWKKQFEELKQELEELTAQLYTDIQHIGSTSVEGLSAKPVIDIMIGVNSEDDLDKIPLLLAGNQYVYYEKYNEDMPYRRFFVKLKAKPSEWSFPEQINKGDEIPEKLHDHHLRLAHIHVISVGSEHWLRHIAFRDYLRTHPSVLTEYQKLKEELGKNEWKDGNEYNDAKNDFIQDEEQKAIRWYKENNSGN, from the coding sequence ATGCAGCTCACCATAGAAAAATATAATCCTGACTGGAAAAAACAGTTTGAAGAACTGAAACAGGAGCTGGAAGAATTAACAGCTCAGCTATATACAGATATTCAGCATATAGGAAGTACCTCCGTAGAAGGACTTTCTGCAAAGCCTGTTATCGATATTATGATAGGCGTTAATTCTGAAGATGATTTAGATAAAATTCCGCTTTTATTAGCCGGGAATCAGTATGTGTATTATGAAAAATACAATGAAGATATGCCTTACCGAAGATTTTTTGTAAAGCTAAAAGCTAAACCTTCCGAGTGGTCTTTTCCTGAACAGATTAATAAAGGAGATGAAATTCCGGAGAAGCTGCACGATCATCATTTAAGATTAGCCCATATACATGTAATATCTGTAGGCTCGGAACACTGGCTGCGTCATATTGCATTTCGGGATTACTTGCGGACACATCCTTCCGTACTAACTGAATACCAGAAGCTAAAAGAAGAGCTTGGAAAAAATGAGTGGAAGGATGGTAATGAATATAATGACGCTAAAAATGACTTTATACAAGATGAAGAACAAAAAGCAATTCGCTGGTATAAAGAAAATAATAGTGGAAATTAA
- the mgtA gene encoding magnesium-translocating P-type ATPase, with the protein MLKRSTNKNLNSAALVKLKEAAVLNEKMVYAMLETSEEGLSDNTVKDRVKIYGKNEIATQKAPSWLKQFAHSFFNPFNYILACIAIISLFIDAILVPSEEKDFSTCIIIAIMLLFSTVLRFIQEFRSNKAAEALKKMVKTSCLTKRKFKDSEEIEIADIVPGDIVLLSAGDMVPADCRILKSKDLFISESILTGEALPVEKNAFAIKNAKEQNPLSLQNICFMGTNVVSGSATVVVANTGIFTYFGSISRNLVSKRPETSFDIGVNKVSFLLIRFMLIMTPVIFLINGFVKDDWMQALLFAIAVAVGLTPEMLPMIVTANLAKGAVNMSKKKVIVKRLNAIQNIGAMDILCTDKTGTLTLDKIVLETHLNVRGMDDDEVLKWAYLNSFHQTGLKNLLDQAVLDHAEVHNLMKADELYMKVDEIPFDFERRRMSVVLNTSKGKHLMISKGAVEEMLSLCKYALDPGDDHSLHIENDNIVPLDEAMKQKILKMSEKLNAEGLRVLLVAIREFEGNHPLNYSVADENNLILTGFIGFLDPAKPSAEPSIKALHKLGVEVKVITGDNDIVAKKICHDVGIPINNIMLGEELDHISDEELSKNMDLYSIFAKVSPLQKQRIVKVLKSKGHTVGFMGDGINDAAAIKEADVGISVDTGADIAKESADIILLEKDLMVLRSGVIYGRRTFGNIIKYIKMTASSNFGNMFSMIGASAFLPFLPMLPLQILTQNLLYDISQSSIPWDTMDKDFLEKPKKWDAGSIKKFMLYIGPLSSIFDYITFAVMFFIFKANTPEHQSLFQTGWFVEGLLSQTLIVHIIRTKKIPFIQSWAAAPVVALTSLIMLIGISIPFTPIAGYLKMQPLPLSYFPYLLGILTGYCILTQLVKQWFIKKFQQWL; encoded by the coding sequence ATGTTAAAAAGATCCACAAACAAAAATCTTAATTCAGCAGCACTTGTAAAGCTTAAAGAAGCAGCTGTACTGAATGAAAAGATGGTGTATGCTATGCTGGAAACTTCAGAAGAAGGGCTTAGCGACAATACGGTAAAAGACCGTGTAAAAATTTATGGTAAAAACGAAATTGCAACACAGAAAGCTCCTTCATGGTTAAAGCAATTTGCCCATTCCTTTTTCAATCCATTCAATTATATATTGGCATGTATTGCTATTATTTCGTTATTTATAGATGCGATCCTGGTGCCTTCGGAAGAGAAAGACTTCAGTACCTGTATTATTATTGCCATTATGCTGCTGTTCAGTACTGTCCTTAGATTTATTCAGGAATTCCGGAGTAATAAAGCTGCAGAAGCCTTAAAGAAAATGGTAAAAACAAGCTGTCTTACCAAACGAAAATTTAAAGATAGCGAGGAGATAGAGATTGCCGATATTGTTCCGGGGGACATTGTTTTGCTCTCTGCTGGTGATATGGTTCCTGCAGACTGCAGAATACTAAAAAGTAAAGACCTTTTTATCAGTGAATCTATCCTTACTGGTGAAGCTCTTCCTGTAGAGAAAAATGCTTTTGCCATCAAGAATGCCAAAGAGCAAAACCCGCTGAGCCTTCAGAATATATGCTTTATGGGAACTAATGTAGTAAGCGGCTCCGCCACTGTGGTTGTAGCGAATACTGGTATCTTCACTTATTTCGGGAGTATCAGTCGAAATCTTGTTTCCAAGCGGCCTGAAACATCTTTCGATATCGGTGTTAACAAAGTAAGCTTTCTGCTTATCCGGTTTATGTTGATTATGACTCCGGTTATCTTCTTAATCAATGGATTTGTAAAAGATGACTGGATGCAGGCATTGTTATTTGCCATTGCGGTTGCTGTTGGGCTTACTCCGGAAATGCTGCCAATGATTGTTACTGCTAATCTTGCAAAAGGTGCTGTAAACATGAGCAAAAAAAAAGTTATTGTAAAAAGACTGAATGCCATTCAGAATATAGGCGCAATGGATATTCTATGTACGGATAAAACCGGAACACTTACATTGGATAAAATCGTATTGGAAACCCACCTCAACGTTCGGGGAATGGATGACGATGAAGTACTAAAATGGGCTTACCTCAACAGCTTCCATCAGACAGGCCTAAAAAACCTTTTGGATCAGGCTGTTCTGGATCATGCCGAAGTACACAATCTAATGAAAGCCGATGAGCTATATATGAAAGTGGATGAAATTCCTTTTGATTTTGAAAGAAGAAGAATGTCCGTTGTTCTGAATACCTCCAAAGGCAAACACTTAATGATTTCCAAGGGAGCTGTAGAAGAAATGCTTTCTCTGTGTAAGTATGCCTTAGATCCCGGAGACGACCACAGCCTGCATATTGAGAATGACAATATTGTTCCGCTGGATGAAGCTATGAAGCAAAAAATTCTCAAAATGTCTGAGAAATTAAATGCTGAAGGTCTTCGTGTACTCCTGGTTGCCATTCGGGAGTTTGAAGGAAATCACCCGCTAAACTATTCCGTTGCTGATGAAAACAATCTTATCCTTACCGGATTTATTGGATTTCTGGACCCTGCAAAACCTTCTGCGGAACCCAGTATTAAAGCACTCCACAAATTGGGTGTAGAGGTAAAAGTAATTACCGGAGACAATGATATTGTGGCAAAAAAAATATGCCACGATGTAGGAATTCCTATCAACAATATAATGCTGGGTGAAGAACTGGATCATATTTCGGATGAAGAACTAAGCAAGAATATGGATCTTTATTCAATTTTTGCAAAAGTAAGCCCCTTACAGAAACAACGTATTGTAAAAGTATTAAAATCAAAAGGCCATACCGTAGGTTTTATGGGAGACGGTATTAATGATGCGGCTGCCATTAAGGAAGCAGATGTAGGAATTTCTGTAGATACCGGTGCCGATATTGCCAAAGAAAGTGCCGATATTATATTACTGGAAAAGGACCTGATGGTATTGCGTAGTGGTGTTATCTATGGCAGAAGAACTTTTGGAAATATCATTAAATATATAAAAATGACGGCCAGTAGTAATTTTGGTAATATGTTTAGTATGATCGGTGCAAGTGCTTTTTTACCATTCTTGCCTATGCTTCCGTTACAAATACTTACCCAAAATCTGCTTTATGATATCTCCCAGTCATCTATCCCATGGGATACTATGGATAAAGATTTTCTGGAAAAGCCTAAAAAATGGGATGCCGGCAGTATTAAGAAATTCATGCTGTATATAGGTCCTTTAAGCTCCATCTTCGATTATATAACCTTTGCGGTAATGTTCTTTATCTTCAAAGCCAATACCCCGGAACACCAAAGTCTTTTTCAGACCGGATGGTTTGTAGAAGGTCTGTTGTCACAGACACTGATTGTACATATTATCAGAACTAAGAAAATACCTTTTATTCAGAGTTGGGCAGCAGCTCCGGTAGTTGCTCTTACCAGCCTGATCATGCTTATCGGGATCTCCATTCCGTTTACTCCGATAGCAGGATACCTGAAAATGCAGCCATTACCACTTTCCTATTTCCCCTATCTTCTGGGAATTCTTACCGGATACTGTATCCTGACTCAGCTGGTAAAACAATGGTTTATTAAAAAGTTCCAACAATGGTTATAG
- a CDS encoding DUF488 domain-containing protein — MQTIHLKRVYEKPSPEDGYRVLVDRLWPRGISKQKADIAEWDKDLAPSTDLRKWFHHDPALWKDFSAKYKTELLDKNPGIEFLHRLENEEVITLVYAAKDEKHCHPLVLKKYLDAILAEKSNQNKPQP; from the coding sequence ATGCAGACAATACACCTTAAAAGAGTTTATGAGAAGCCTTCTCCGGAAGATGGTTACAGAGTTCTGGTGGATAGATTATGGCCACGCGGAATCTCTAAACAGAAAGCTGATATTGCTGAATGGGATAAGGATTTGGCTCCATCTACAGATCTCAGGAAATGGTTTCATCATGATCCTGCGCTCTGGAAGGATTTTTCTGCAAAATATAAAACCGAATTACTGGATAAGAATCCAGGAATCGAATTTCTGCACAGATTAGAAAACGAAGAAGTAATTACATTAGTATATGCCGCAAAAGATGAAAAACACTGTCATCCTTTGGTATTAAAAAAATATCTGGATGCTATTCTGGCAGAGAAATCTAATCAAAATAAACCACAGCCATAA
- a CDS encoding efflux RND transporter periplasmic adaptor subunit, which produces MRRTVLTLALLAFIISCKDSKSDTPQDQDLIVKGDNVIVPESNPVFRKIKTETVSEQEHSDGVVSAGTIQAIPNHYAEIASPFSGRITKSFVRLGQNVSAGSPIFEILSSDYFSVQKDYTDAVNDVQLAEKNYRRQQDLVKHGVGIQKELDEAETDFKNKKTSLSNASSALKVYNSKGGGLGSPLIVRSPINGEIISNQIVNGQFLKGDADPVVIIAELSKVWITGEVKEKDIRFVNTGDHVSVKVGAYPDRNITGKVYHINEIVDEATRSVKVLIECDNPDRKLKPGMYATVNFSTTPVNSIMIPVTALMQKDSSQYVWIKTGKNQFAKRSVIAGETDQKMVRITSGLKQGDVIMTEGGIYMLDAK; this is translated from the coding sequence ATGAGAAGAACAGTACTAACATTGGCACTTTTAGCGTTCATAATCTCTTGCAAAGACTCTAAAAGTGATACTCCTCAGGATCAGGATCTCATCGTTAAAGGCGATAATGTTATCGTTCCAGAAAGCAATCCTGTCTTCAGAAAGATTAAAACCGAAACAGTTTCCGAGCAGGAACATAGTGACGGTGTCGTTTCTGCCGGTACAATTCAGGCTATTCCCAATCATTATGCAGAAATTGCGAGTCCTTTTTCGGGAAGGATAACAAAGTCTTTTGTCCGCCTCGGGCAAAATGTTTCTGCGGGCAGCCCTATCTTCGAAATTCTCTCATCTGATTATTTTTCGGTTCAGAAAGATTATACTGATGCTGTAAATGATGTACAGCTTGCGGAGAAAAACTACCGGAGACAGCAGGACCTTGTAAAACACGGTGTGGGAATCCAAAAGGAACTTGATGAAGCTGAAACAGACTTCAAAAACAAAAAGACCTCTCTCTCCAATGCATCTTCTGCACTAAAGGTATACAACAGCAAAGGTGGAGGTCTGGGCAGTCCCCTTATTGTAAGATCTCCTATCAATGGTGAGATTATTTCTAATCAGATCGTTAATGGTCAGTTTCTGAAGGGAGATGCAGATCCTGTCGTTATTATTGCCGAATTATCCAAAGTATGGATTACCGGAGAAGTAAAAGAAAAGGATATCCGCTTTGTAAACACCGGAGACCATGTTTCTGTAAAAGTAGGTGCCTATCCGGACAGAAACATTACCGGAAAAGTATACCATATTAACGAAATTGTAGACGAGGCTACCCGAAGTGTAAAAGTATTGATTGAATGCGACAATCCAGACAGAAAATTAAAACCAGGAATGTATGCTACAGTTAATTTTTCTACCACACCTGTGAATTCTATAATGATTCCGGTTACAGCATTAATGCAGAAAGACAGTTCCCAGTATGTATGGATAAAAACCGGTAAAAATCAGTTTGCAAAACGTTCAGTTATCGCAGGAGAAACAGATCAGAAAATGGTAAGAATTACTTCCGGTCTAAAGCAGGGTGATGTTATCATGACTGAGGGCGGAATCTATATGCTGGATGCAAAATAA
- a CDS encoding DUF418 domain-containing protein — MKKRIIGFDLARAYAIFGMFIVNFNIVFGKDDNSFMGRFLTLFSGHSSTVFVMLAGMGVALMTNRTQEYTTEDKKRLRATILKRAAFLFVFGVLFYLWWPADILHLYGGYMSIGALLVFIDKKYYLIAAAIAVAVFHFLLLFIPYETGWDFGSLQYLDFWTVKGFLRNTFYNGWNPIFPWFAYFAVGLYLGRQDWTQKRTQRKMFVTGLILFIFVEIIRFISAYLNISPEVIEFIHADYIPPFLPFVINTISFGMMLIAAFMYVSQYISDKQWAIDLAKTGQMTFTHYVSHLTIGLLILALLRGDYYSGELGGQLPLKPLYILLFSIGYFIISIYFSIFWNKKFKQGPLEMLMRKISN, encoded by the coding sequence ATGAAGAAAAGGATTATCGGATTCGATCTGGCCAGAGCTTATGCTATTTTTGGGATGTTTATTGTGAACTTTAATATTGTCTTCGGAAAAGATGATAATAGTTTCATGGGCAGGTTTCTGACCCTGTTTAGCGGACATTCCAGTACGGTTTTTGTTATGCTGGCGGGTATGGGAGTAGCATTGATGACAAATCGTACTCAGGAATACACGACGGAAGACAAAAAAAGATTAAGAGCAACAATTCTGAAGCGTGCTGCTTTCCTGTTTGTTTTTGGAGTACTTTTTTATCTGTGGTGGCCGGCGGATATTCTGCATTTATATGGTGGGTATATGAGTATAGGTGCTTTACTGGTATTCATAGATAAAAAGTACTACCTAATAGCTGCTGCTATTGCTGTAGCAGTCTTTCATTTTTTATTATTGTTTATTCCTTACGAAACAGGATGGGATTTTGGAAGTTTACAATATCTTGACTTCTGGACTGTAAAAGGTTTTCTTCGGAATACGTTCTACAATGGATGGAATCCTATATTTCCATGGTTTGCATACTTTGCTGTAGGTTTATATTTAGGGAGGCAGGACTGGACACAGAAACGAACCCAACGAAAAATGTTTGTAACAGGGCTTATACTCTTCATTTTTGTTGAGATTATCCGTTTTATAAGTGCTTATCTAAATATTAGTCCCGAGGTTATAGAGTTTATTCATGCTGATTATATCCCGCCATTTTTACCTTTTGTAATCAATACCATAAGTTTTGGAATGATGCTTATTGCTGCTTTTATGTATGTGAGTCAGTATATTTCTGATAAACAATGGGCTATAGATCTGGCTAAAACAGGACAGATGACATTCACGCATTATGTATCTCATCTTACAATTGGTCTTCTTATACTGGCTCTTTTGCGAGGTGACTACTATTCGGGAGAATTAGGCGGACAGCTTCCTTTAAAACCTTTATATATTCTGTTATTCTCTATAGGTTACTTTATCATCAGTATTTACTTCAGTATTTTTTGGAATAAGAAATTTAAACAAGGGCCATTGGAAATGCTGATGCGCAAAATTTCGAACTAA
- a CDS encoding cytidine deaminase family protein, whose product MDLKQIAYQYAKSKVLNDFIEYGGVAAAIETGAGNVYTGVSIDTACSMGFCAEHSAVAEMLKHGEHIIQAVVAVDNEGNAVPPCGRCRELMSQLSKQNLEAIVEVKNGIYKSLGEILPYDWKEDLGRAW is encoded by the coding sequence ATGGATTTAAAACAAATAGCATATCAGTACGCTAAATCTAAAGTTCTGAATGATTTTATAGAATACGGCGGTGTTGCAGCAGCTATAGAAACAGGTGCCGGAAATGTTTATACTGGTGTTAGCATAGATACAGCATGTTCCATGGGGTTTTGTGCAGAACATAGTGCTGTCGCAGAAATGCTTAAACATGGTGAGCATATTATTCAGGCTGTAGTAGCTGTGGATAACGAGGGAAATGCAGTGCCTCCATGTGGGCGCTGTAGAGAACTGATGAGTCAGCTCTCTAAACAAAACCTTGAAGCTATTGTAGAAGTAAAAAACGGAATCTATAAAAGTCTTGGTGAAATACTGCCTTATGACTGGAAGGAAGATTTAGGAAGAGCATGGTAA
- a CDS encoding MgtC/SapB family protein: protein MNTLEFTLRLFIAFALGASIGFERQWRQKSAGLRTNTLVCLGSAAFVLLSIRIGGDATGRIASYIVSGIGFLGGGVIMKDGLTVRGLNTAATIWCSASVGALCAMGLPFEAAITSGFIILTHLILRPLGITLSKNINSRSHYTEYLLSIKCKTEVENHVRVLLMQSLGGNDKVLLKSLTSDDNGTPENAIITAEVHASVPQDSFMEKTASRLTIEDKVIKVSWEIVGTENDL from the coding sequence ATGAATACATTAGAATTTACACTTCGTCTTTTTATTGCATTTGCTTTGGGAGCTAGTATTGGCTTTGAAAGACAGTGGCGCCAGAAAAGTGCAGGGCTCCGCACCAACACATTAGTATGTCTTGGATCAGCAGCATTTGTACTGCTTTCTATAAGAATAGGTGGTGATGCTACCGGCAGAATAGCATCTTATATCGTTAGCGGCATTGGTTTTTTAGGTGGCGGAGTCATTATGAAAGACGGGCTTACTGTAAGAGGCCTTAATACTGCTGCCACCATTTGGTGCTCGGCTTCGGTTGGAGCTTTATGTGCAATGGGACTTCCGTTTGAGGCTGCTATTACCAGTGGTTTTATTATCCTCACTCATTTAATCCTGCGTCCGCTAGGAATAACACTTAGTAAAAATATCAATAGCAGAAGTCATTATACGGAATACCTGCTGAGCATTAAATGCAAAACAGAGGTTGAAAACCATGTACGGGTACTTCTTATGCAATCCTTAGGCGGCAATGATAAGGTTCTGCTGAAATCCCTTACCAGCGATGACAATGGAACACCCGAAAATGCTATTATCACAGCAGAAGTTCATGCTTCTGTACCACAAGACAGCTTTATGGAAAAAACAGCCAGCAGACTTACCATAGAAGATAAAGTAATTAAAGTAAGCTGGGAAATTGTAGGTACCGAAAACGATTTATAA